TGGTTCGCGGATGCCGTCGATGTCCACGGGAGGGGCACCGATGAAGGCGATGACGTAGCAGATTGTGGCAGTGAGCAAGGTAGGAATCATCAAGACGCCGAACCAGCCTACATAGAGGCGGTTGTCGGTGCTTGTGACCCAGTTGCAGAACTGCGACCAGATATTAGCGCTTTCGCGCTGTTGTAAGGTTGCTGTCATGTGTTTATGATTGCTATTGGTTTTTCAATGTTCGGATGATGTTTCTATTATTAACGGTATCGTTAAGGTTTGTAAAGGGGTGTAACGACAGTTTAACTGATGAGGGTCATCAGGAAAGCTGATGAGGGTGACGGCGAGGGGGAAAAGTCGTGAAGCGTAGCTATCCCGTAGGGAATGGCCCGCATGAATTGATGGTTTGAGGATCGACTGGTATCTGGCACCTGTCGCGACAGTCATGCACGCCTGGCCGATGAGATGCCGGCCCAGAACCAGTTGATTGCTGGTGGAACCCTCACGTGCAGCGGTTCCGGGCTTTGGTGCAATATGGGAGATTGACGCACTACGCGCAATTTCTCGCAGTGGCCGCCATGTATATACAGTGTTTTGTAGGGGCAATCTCCGCCTCGGTAGCCACAATCGATCGGATGGGGTGCCAGTCTCAGCTAGGAAAATAATTGCAAAAAGAATATAAATGCGGGGCGGGGAATGCCAGTTAGAAGGCGATCGCCCCGTTTTAAACAGCTTGTTACTCAAGTCATATATATTAGAAAAATGCTGTCAGCCGTTGTGCATTTAAATTGTATATTTCGATGACCATCAAAAATCCTCTTCCTCTATCACCCTCTCCGCTTCTCCTCCTCTCCCGCTCGAACACCATACACAATCTAGATCCACAACAGCTTAGCAGTTGGGCGCCTAAGGCCGCTTCAATCAGAACAGCGATCGATCGACAATCCTAGCTAGTGCGCTCCGCCATGCACGAAAGTGTTAGTTGGTAGTTATAAAACCATCCGAGCCAATCGACTAGAAATTTTCTTTAAAAGACGATATAATAGAGTTGAGAATTATCACAATAAACAACTATCAATGCTTGCTAAAGTAACCCCAAAATAGTAAAATATATGTCAGAAAATTATATAAAATTAGATTACAAAGATTACGAGTCAGTCCAAAGCGAGCTAGAAACTCTCAAAGCGCGCGTTGCCGAACTAGAGTCGGCTACTAAACCAGAAGCGGCTAGAGTTGCCAAACAAAAGGCGCTGTTTGCTGTAGTGACCAAAATTCGAGAGTCTCTAGACTTAGATATTATTTTTAAATCAACGGCTAGGGAAGTGCGTCAACTTCTGAATGCGGATCGAGTGGCAATATTTCGATTTTATCAGGATTCAGGATTTGACGACGGAGAATTTGTGTCTGAAGACGTGCTGCCAGAGTTTGAGTCAGTAAAAGCTGTAAAGGTGCACGATCACTGCTTTGGAAAACAATATTCACTGCGATATCAGCAAGGAAGAATTCAGGCAGTTAATGATATCTATCAAGCCGGGTTGAGCGCTTGCCATATTGCAGTTCTTGCTCAATTTAATGTCCTAGCAAACTTGATCGTACCATTAGTTAAAGGCAAGAAACTTTGGGGATTGCTGTGCATTCACCAATGTCGCGCTCCCCGCCAGTGGCAGGAAGATGAAATTGAGTTTGTCAGTCAAATTGCGGTGCATTTAGGAATAGCAATACAGCAAGCAAAACTTTTAGATGAAGCTCAAAGGCGCTCGACAGCACTCCAGACTACTTTAGAGGATCAATTGCGAAAACGGACTGAAGAGCTGGTCAAGGAAGCAGACCGAGAACGAGCAATAACTCGGATGATTGACAAGATCCGCCAAACCTTAGATATGGAAACAATTTTCCAGACAGCAGCCACAGAAGTCCGCAAACTTTTGAATGTCGATCGCATTGCCATTTATCAATTCCGTGAAGACTATTTTGGCGACTTTATCTTTGAATCGGAATCCGGAAACTGGCCGAAATTGGTAGGCAGCGGCTGGGAAGACCCATACTTAAACGAACACCAGGGAGGCCGATTCCGGTACGCGGAAACTTTTATTGCTGACGATATCTACAATGCAGGACAGAGCGATTGTCACATAGAAGCTTTGGAATATTTTGGCGTCAAATCCTGTGCGGTAGTTTCTATTTTTAAAGGAGAAAAACTATGGGGATTGCTCAGCGCATTTCAACACAGAGGCCCGCGGCACTGGGAAGAAACAGAAGTCAAGTTACTGAATCAAATTGGCACTCATTTGGGAGTAGCTTTGCAGCAGTCGGAGTACCTAGAACAAATACAGTTTCAAGCTAAACAGCAGGCGAAAGCAGCGGAACAGGAGCGCACATTAACTAGAGTAATTGAACGGATTCGCCAGACGCTAAATATTGACAAGATATTTAGCGCTACGACTCAAGAAGTGCGCCAAATCCTCAACTGCGATCGGGTTGGAGTTTACCGTTTTTTCCCAGACTGGAGTGGAGAATTTGTGTCTGAATCGGTAGCAGAAGGTTGGATACCTTTAGTCACTGATAAAATTAAAACAGTCTGGCAAGATGATTATTTGCAAAAAACTGAGGGCGGCAGGTATCGCCATCAAGAAATTTTTGTAGTTGATGACATCTATAAAATTGGTCACTCTCCCTGTCACGTGGAAATTCTCGAACAAATTCAAGCGAAAGCATATTGTGTAGCGCCTGTTTTTGTGGGGGAAAATCTCTGGGGTTTGCTAGCAGCTTACCAGAACTCCGGCCCCCGTGAGTGGGAAGCGGGAGAAGTGAGGTTGCTGGCTCAGGTGGGCAGTCAATTGGGAGTAGCCATGCACCAAGCAGAATTGCTCGATCGCACTAAAAAGCAGTCCTGGGAATTGCGGACGACTTTGGCAGACTTAAATGCGATCGTTGACAATTTGGCTGACGGGTTATTAGTCACTGATATTGAAGCTAAAATCACCAGGTTTAATCCGGCATTGCTGGCGATGTTTGAATTGAAAGATGTTGACCTGAAAGGAAAAAAAGTATCAGAAATTTTTCCTAAAAAATTAGCTCAATTGGTCGAGGCGACAGAGCATCGAGAGGGAGAAATTGTGACGCTGGAAGTGGAACTAGGAAATTCTCGGATCGGTCAAGCTTTAGCGACAACTATCCTAAAA
The sequence above is drawn from the Microcoleus sp. bin38.metabat.b11b12b14.051 genome and encodes:
- a CDS encoding GAF domain-containing protein gives rise to the protein MSENYIKLDYKDYESVQSELETLKARVAELESATKPEAARVAKQKALFAVVTKIRESLDLDIIFKSTAREVRQLLNADRVAIFRFYQDSGFDDGEFVSEDVLPEFESVKAVKVHDHCFGKQYSLRYQQGRIQAVNDIYQAGLSACHIAVLAQFNVLANLIVPLVKGKKLWGLLCIHQCRAPRQWQEDEIEFVSQIAVHLGIAIQQAKLLDEAQRRSTALQTTLEDQLRKRTEELVKEADRERAITRMIDKIRQTLDMETIFQTAATEVRKLLNVDRIAIYQFREDYFGDFIFESESGNWPKLVGSGWEDPYLNEHQGGRFRYAETFIADDIYNAGQSDCHIEALEYFGVKSCAVVSIFKGEKLWGLLSAFQHRGPRHWEETEVKLLNQIGTHLGVALQQSEYLEQIQFQAKQQAKAAEQERTLTRVIERIRQTLNIDKIFSATTQEVRQILNCDRVGVYRFFPDWSGEFVSESVAEGWIPLVTDKIKTVWQDDYLQKTEGGRYRHQEIFVVDDIYKIGHSPCHVEILEQIQAKAYCVAPVFVGENLWGLLAAYQNSGPREWEAGEVRLLAQVGSQLGVAMHQAELLDRTKKQSWELRTTLADLNAIVDNLADGLLVTDIEAKITRFNPALLAMFELKDVDLKGKKVSEIFPKKLAQLVEATEHREGEIVTLEVELGNSRIGQALATTILKEAVKDEADRSLGSVILIRDVTVEREVDRMKTDFLATVSHELRTPLTSVLGFASLIKEKLEEVIVPAVPAEDKKIKKALNKVVDNINIIVSEAERLTSLINDVLDIAKMEAGRVEWQLVPTNPVQILKQAIAATSSLLEKNNLKLIKDFSPGLPQVLVDRDRMVQVAINLISNAVKFTESGSVTCRARVESDELVISIIDTGIGIAPEDQSKVFERFKQVGDILTEKPKGTGLGLPISKQIVEHHGGKIWLESELCRGSTFFFSIPLVKNIESVEKYKNINDLIRQLKQQVVTRTPIGFKKDQQILVVDDEPNIREMLRQSLEQEGYKVAEAINGIEAISKAKAVKPDLIILDVMMPHIDGFDVAAVLKNDRETRGIPIIIVSLIQDRERGGRLGVDRYFTKPINVTVLLKEIGLLLRQEMSNQTVLVVVSNASALKTLSDALVFQGYNVIEAFDARSCVDRLRSIEPDLIIIDEVLSQDQELVKILRLTQGLKNVSIIVLGDIADDNEHKKLINEGLL